One uncultured Caproiciproducens sp. DNA segment encodes these proteins:
- a CDS encoding DUF4183 domain-containing protein yields the protein MAIKLFQLAATTPVETLTDTNYFYTVTAAIPIASGSSFALLRTKWSTGSGAIPSSFEVISNGYYNLFINGVLQQSILYSVIPTSNVHLLNPGTGSYTVPQSAPITLSLAKSSLTPAAVVIP from the coding sequence ATGGCTATTAAACTATTCCAACTGGCAGCCACAACTCCTGTTGAAACTCTTACAGATACCAATTACTTTTATACGGTAACTGCAGCGATACCGATAGCGTCAGGTTCCAGTTTTGCGCTTCTAAGAACGAAATGGTCTACCGGAAGCGGTGCTATCCCTAGTTCTTTCGAAGTAATATCAAACGGTTATTACAATCTGTTCATTAACGGCGTACTGCAGCAAAGTATTCTATATTCAGTCATTCCAACTTCCAATGTTCATTTATTAAATCCGGGCACGGGTAGTTATACAGTTCCACAAAGCGCTCCTATCACGCTAAGTCTTGCGAAGAGCAGCCTCACCCCGGCTGCAGTTGTTATTCCTTAA
- a CDS encoding GNAT family N-acetyltransferase: MEIRKGIKSDIEQLAQLYDDLNDYLNSNINYPGWIKGVYPVREDAVNGVSNGNLYVAEQNNIIAGSIILSHKPEAAYHQAKWNIDSAYSDIFVIHTFAVNPSYLKLGIGTQLLDFATQLSIIEHIKSIRLDVFENNIPAIRLYEKCGFKYVDTVDLGLGRYGLDHFKLYEKML; the protein is encoded by the coding sequence ATGGAAATTAGAAAGGGTATAAAATCTGATATTGAACAATTGGCACAACTCTATGACGATTTAAATGACTATCTTAACAGTAATATCAATTATCCAGGGTGGATAAAGGGCGTATATCCTGTTCGTGAGGATGCAGTAAATGGTGTTTCAAACGGGAATCTTTATGTTGCTGAGCAAAACAATATAATAGCGGGATCCATCATTTTAAGTCATAAACCGGAAGCTGCATATCATCAAGCAAAATGGAATATTGATTCTGCTTATTCGGATATTTTTGTCATACATACTTTTGCCGTGAATCCTTCCTACTTAAAACTAGGAATTGGTACACAATTACTTGATTTTGCAACACAACTTAGTATTATTGAGCATATTAAATCCATTCGACTTGATGTTTTTGAAAATAACATCCCGGCAATCAGGCTGTATGAAAAATGCGGGTTTAAATATGTTGATACGGTAGATCTGGGCCTTGGAAGATATGGGTTAGATCACTTTAAGTTATATGAAAAGATGCTTTAG
- the rsmH gene encoding 16S rRNA (cytosine(1402)-N(4))-methyltransferase RsmH, which translates to MSTDSITDEKEPEHQRRIRYKGTHPKTFKEKYKELQPEHYAADVTKMIQKGRTPAGMHLPICVKEILEFLQITPGQTGLDATLGYGGHTLEMLKCLDSRGHLYAIDVDCLELPRTKDRLERLGYGPEILTIKQLNFSKIDQIASESGPLNFVLADLGVSSMQIDNPDRGFSFKVEGPLDLRLNPKMGESAASRLKTISCYELQNILIENSDEPQAAAIARAIMSNIKKGNDISTTTQLQKIIKDALKYIPHMTDDEIKKSCQRCFQALRIDVNHEFEVLDEFLEKLPDALANGGRAAILSFHSGEDRRVKKSFKRFFSEGVYREIAPDPIRPSSEECHANSRARSAKLRWAIKA; encoded by the coding sequence ATGAGCACAGATTCCATAACGGATGAGAAAGAGCCCGAACATCAGCGGCGTATTCGATATAAAGGCACTCACCCTAAAACTTTTAAAGAAAAATACAAAGAACTGCAGCCGGAGCATTATGCTGCCGATGTGACAAAGATGATTCAGAAGGGCCGTACTCCTGCCGGTATGCATCTTCCAATTTGCGTTAAGGAAATATTGGAATTCCTGCAAATCACACCGGGACAAACCGGATTAGATGCGACATTAGGTTATGGCGGCCATACTTTAGAGATGCTGAAATGTTTGGATTCAAGGGGGCACTTGTATGCAATTGATGTTGATTGCCTTGAGCTGCCTCGCACCAAAGACCGGTTAGAGCGTCTGGGTTACGGCCCCGAGATTTTAACGATCAAACAGCTGAACTTTTCAAAAATCGATCAAATTGCTTCCGAATCTGGTCCATTAAATTTTGTATTGGCAGATTTGGGCGTTTCTTCTATGCAAATAGACAATCCAGACAGAGGATTTTCATTTAAGGTGGAAGGGCCATTGGACTTACGGCTTAATCCGAAGATGGGCGAATCTGCGGCAAGTCGCTTAAAAACGATTTCATGCTATGAATTACAAAATATTTTGATAGAAAATTCTGACGAGCCTCAAGCCGCAGCGATCGCTCGCGCCATTATGTCCAACATAAAAAAAGGAAACGATATATCAACAACAACACAGCTTCAAAAGATCATCAAAGATGCTCTGAAATATATTCCGCATATGACTGATGATGAGATTAAAAAATCCTGCCAGCGATGCTTTCAGGCACTGCGTATTGATGTCAATCATGAGTTTGAAGTGTTAGATGAATTTTTAGAAAAGCTTCCTGATGCCCTCGCTAACGGTGGGCGCGCTGCCATCCTTTCGTTTCATTCAGGAGAAGATCGCCGTGTTAAAAAATCTTTTAAACGCTTTTTTAGTGAAGGTGTTTATCGCGAAATAGCGCCCGATCCTATTCGGCCGTCATCAGAAGAATGTCATGCCAATAGTCGTGCGCGTTCTGCTAAATTGCGCTGGGCGATTAAAGCTTAG
- a CDS encoding 6-carboxytetrahydropterin synthase, which yields MKFEQYKFKFYLNANHAIQINGHTGQVHPHTWEISIVTIKLNDNFVRFNDIETVVDKMFDQYQDKFMNEIEPFNMINPTLENISEVFKDKVNDILKNSGWKLLQIEVSETPARSYVISLSDFDEFMPQAPNTAGMDSVDKEKMITDIINEINHSKTN from the coding sequence TTGAAATTTGAACAGTACAAATTTAAGTTTTATTTGAATGCAAACCATGCAATCCAAATTAACGGCCATACAGGCCAGGTTCACCCGCATACATGGGAAATCAGCATCGTAACGATCAAGTTGAATGACAACTTTGTCCGTTTTAACGATATAGAAACGGTTGTTGATAAAATGTTTGATCAATATCAAGATAAATTTATGAATGAAATTGAACCATTTAATATGATTAATCCTACTTTAGAGAATATCAGTGAGGTATTTAAAGATAAGGTTAATGATATTTTAAAAAACAGCGGCTGGAAATTACTTCAGATTGAGGTCAGTGAAACACCAGCCAGATCCTACGTAATCAGTTTATCTGATTTCGATGAATTTATGCCTCAAGCTCCTAATACTGCCGGAATGGATTCTGTCGATAAAGAAAAAATGATTACTGACATCATCAATGAGATTAACCACTCAAAAACGAATTGA